A genomic window from Bacteroidota bacterium includes:
- a CDS encoding T9SS type A sorting domain-containing protein, translating to MKIVTKLATLILILSALNAQAQWSNDPMNPLLLCEAEATQINPKIIADNDGGNFIFWLDPRSGLRAIYGQHLDKNGVPAWEADGKLIVSSVKNIDALNVIRNAEGNILLAWYSSGDSLYVQKYNEEVIPLWDKPTIVAGNDLTLTNTFWGPVYQFAMLENGAGCFLAYVLTGWGYDNLLYNKVEGDGSLPWGYNGIQHVDMSPAGIGNLKLFSDGAGGAYMQASRGLFYLSRFDSNGNVIWGEMKTNECTAGTGGTYASHIYYEMQPDGNNGLIAAWTSASDDVFATRIDQDGNFVWDPECNAIIENPDQQEDITFTKSGDGYYATWRDSRLDAPGIYMQKINADGETQWAQPLYIEDTSLYIPVMKSIATSEGDVVVFYQTSWYFAAQKIHADGSTAYPQPIKILETAYIPFYEDYQLFATADNNVIGVAQYNSGLESNIVMFNLNYISGDTLIVDPVEINGLKNNSISIFPNPVTNNLFIEAEKQFNHVTITNMQGAIIYEAHQNNVTQQEIVLNQIPSGIYILRLEFDGYGTTTKFVKQ from the coding sequence ATGAAAATTGTAACTAAACTCGCAACACTTATTTTAATTTTAAGTGCCTTAAATGCTCAAGCTCAATGGAGTAATGACCCGATGAATCCGTTGTTATTATGTGAAGCAGAAGCCACACAAATTAATCCAAAAATTATTGCTGATAATGATGGCGGAAATTTTATTTTTTGGCTGGATCCGCGTTCCGGTTTAAGAGCAATTTATGGTCAGCACTTAGATAAAAATGGCGTTCCTGCTTGGGAAGCTGATGGAAAACTAATTGTAAGTTCAGTAAAAAATATTGATGCATTAAATGTTATACGAAATGCAGAAGGAAATATTTTATTAGCATGGTATAGTTCAGGTGATTCGTTATATGTTCAAAAATATAATGAAGAAGTGATTCCGCTGTGGGATAAACCTACAATTGTTGCTGGAAATGATCTGACTCTTACAAATACATTTTGGGGACCGGTATATCAGTTTGCAATGTTAGAAAATGGAGCCGGCTGTTTTTTAGCTTATGTACTTACAGGTTGGGGTTACGATAATTTATTATATAACAAAGTGGAAGGCGACGGTTCTTTACCTTGGGGATATAATGGCATTCAACATGTAGACATGAGCCCCGCAGGAATTGGCAATTTAAAATTATTTTCCGATGGCGCAGGTGGTGCATATATGCAAGCATCTAGAGGTTTATTTTATTTATCACGTTTTGATAGTAATGGAAATGTGATTTGGGGTGAAATGAAAACAAACGAATGTACTGCAGGTACTGGTGGAACCTATGCAAGCCATATTTATTACGAAATGCAACCAGATGGAAACAATGGCTTAATTGCAGCGTGGACAAGCGCTTCAGACGATGTATTTGCAACGAGAATTGATCAGGATGGCAATTTTGTTTGGGACCCTGAGTGTAATGCAATAATCGAAAATCCGGACCAACAGGAAGATATCACTTTTACAAAAAGTGGCGATGGCTATTATGCAACATGGCGTGATAGCAGACTTGATGCACCCGGAATTTATATGCAAAAAATAAATGCCGATGGCGAAACACAATGGGCGCAACCATTATATATTGAAGACACCAGTTTATATATTCCTGTAATGAAATCCATAGCAACTTCAGAAGGTGATGTTGTGGTTTTTTATCAGACAAGTTGGTACTTTGCTGCACAAAAAATACATGCCGATGGTTCAACCGCATATCCTCAACCAATAAAAATTTTAGAAACAGCCTATATACCTTTTTATGAAGACTATCAGTTATTTGCTACTGCCGATAATAATGTAATTGGTGTTGCTCAATATAACAGCGGTCTGGAATCAAATATTGTTATGTTCAATTTAAATTACATCAGCGGTGATACATTAATTGTTGATCCGGTTGAAATAAATGGATTAAAAAATAATTCGATTTCAATATTCCCAAATCCTGTTACAAATAATTTATTTATAGAAGCAGAGAAACAATTTAATCATGTAACAATTACAAATATGCAAGGTGCAATAATTTATGAGGCACACCAAAATAATGTTACTCAGCAGGAAATTGTATTGAATCAAATTCCATCCGGAATTTACATTTTGAGGTTGGAATTTGATGGGTATGGAACAACTACAAAGTTTGTGAAACAATAA
- a CDS encoding outer membrane beta-barrel protein, which translates to MHSVRQYFVLVFAASVVSYGNIQAQEVEIGLWGGITNSYGDINNTVESLQFFKPGAGAFFRYNPNPRIGYYLGLSGGQTFGYDSISSNPYQLKRNLSFRSNIYDFTGRIDFNFLPLEREKPKYWFTPYTFIGLSVYYFNPQAYYDDQWVDLQPLGTEGQQYPELTGNEKYQRVQVAIPMGGGFKFALNKNLTVGLEANWHWLFTDYLDDVSKTYVDPSILATGADGALAVALSDRSIEYDVIPLGEPGKQRGDSQHNDKYLYTGIFLSYTFVDLKCPGPGKWGTR; encoded by the coding sequence ATGCATTCTGTTCGTCAATATTTTGTTTTAGTTTTTGCTGCAAGCGTGGTATCGTATGGCAATATACAGGCGCAGGAGGTTGAAATCGGCCTCTGGGGCGGCATTACGAACTCTTACGGCGATATAAATAATACTGTCGAAAGCTTGCAATTTTTTAAGCCGGGAGCAGGTGCTTTCTTTCGCTACAACCCAAATCCACGTATCGGATACTACCTTGGATTGAGCGGCGGACAAACTTTTGGATACGATTCCATCTCTTCAAACCCTTATCAGCTCAAAAGAAATCTCAGTTTTAGGTCAAATATTTATGATTTTACCGGTCGCATCGATTTTAACTTTTTGCCACTGGAACGAGAAAAGCCAAAATACTGGTTTACGCCTTACACTTTTATCGGTTTAAGCGTGTATTATTTCAATCCGCAGGCCTATTACGACGACCAATGGGTTGATTTACAGCCACTTGGAACAGAAGGTCAACAATATCCGGAACTCACAGGTAACGAAAAATACCAGCGCGTGCAGGTGGCAATTCCAATGGGTGGAGGATTTAAATTTGCGCTCAACAAAAATCTTACTGTTGGCCTTGAAGCAAACTGGCACTGGCTGTTTACCGATTATTTAGATGATGTAAGTAAAACCTATGTCGACCCATCGATACTGGCAACCGGCGCTGATGGCGCTCTGGCAGTGGCTTTGAGCGATAGAAGTATCGAATATGATGTTATTCCTTTAGGCGAACCCGGCAAACAAAGAGGTGATAGTCAGCACAACGACAAATACCTCTATACCGGAATTTTTCTTTCATATACATTCGTTGACCTAAAATGTCCCGGCCCGGGCAAATGGGGCACAAGATAA
- a CDS encoding isoprenyl transferase encodes MSAVQLDLNNIPKHIAIIMDGNGRWAKQNGKARIYGHHAGVEAVRKVVETCTELGVQHLTLYAFSTENWKRPEAEVNALMELLVRTIRKETPELNKNNVRISMIGDGHSLPEACIHELEEAKSITANNTGLNLILALSYSGRWEITHAIRQIAAKVQTGVLHAEDIDEKTISNHMNTAGIPDPELLIRTSGEFRLSNFLLWQTAYTEYYFTETLWPDFDKNELVKALLDFQKRERRFGKTTEQIQVK; translated from the coding sequence ATGTCAGCCGTTCAACTCGACCTAAATAATATCCCGAAACATATCGCCATAATTATGGACGGTAACGGTCGTTGGGCAAAACAAAACGGCAAAGCCAGAATTTACGGCCATCACGCAGGTGTGGAAGCAGTGCGTAAAGTAGTGGAAACCTGCACCGAGCTTGGGGTTCAGCACCTTACTTTATATGCATTCAGCACCGAAAACTGGAAGCGCCCCGAGGCAGAAGTTAATGCCCTGATGGAATTGCTGGTACGCACCATCCGCAAAGAAACCCCGGAACTCAATAAAAATAATGTCCGCATTAGTATGATCGGCGATGGACATTCACTGCCGGAAGCCTGTATTCATGAGCTTGAAGAGGCAAAATCGATTACCGCAAATAACACAGGTTTAAATTTAATTTTGGCACTTAGCTACTCCGGTAGATGGGAAATTACACATGCCATCCGCCAGATTGCCGCAAAAGTGCAAACCGGCGTACTACATGCTGAAGATATTGATGAAAAAACCATCAGTAACCATATGAATACTGCCGGTATTCCTGACCCCGAATTATTAATCAGAACAAGCGGCGAATTTCGTCTCAGTAACTTTTTGCTGTGGCAAACCGCCTATACAGAATATTATTTTACAGAAACCCTATGGCCTGACTTCGATAAAAATGAATTGGTCAAAGCGTTACTCGACTTTCAGAAACGCGAACGCAGGTTCGGAAAAACAACAGAACAAATTCAAGTAAAATGA
- a CDS encoding BamA/TamA family outer membrane protein has product MKQLVRLIFLCGWMTFFTTLANAQNFGKDSNIVDYGNPKKYTLAATEVRGVKSPNIDINSLIVRTGLTPGLQLTVPGEDFSIAIKSLWKMRMFSEIDIVVDKILGNQIWLGIEVTELPKITGYYFTGTTKSEDEDMRPLLEIIGNVTPYADFTQVHINNTVRDYYAEKGYRNAEIDVYAKIDTSRFNSVVVYIDVIKNAKVKIDEIVLHGNNSVSDRKLLKQMKDTRMRTQFNVFYNNPEDPITKADFSPKGIVNILSSLSYNNIADFVSERAQVRIFNSSKYDPDKAKVDAQNIVTYYKALGYRDAQIKMDSVYDVSSRTIGISYTIDEGGIYYFRNIIWKGNTKFSDHELDSILSIKKGSIYNQSYLNQRLSFDLSSPDITSNYMDDGYLFFRITPVEIWAQDDSIDLEVRIFEGPQAIIDKILIRGNTKTSEHVIRRELRTLPGQKFNRNLVIRSQREIIALGLFDAEQIAVNPIPHPESGTVDIEYTVVEKPSDQLELSAGYGGAGYGILASVGIVLNNWSTKQMFEKHAWRPYPSGDGQKLSFRINTTGRLYQAFNIGFVEPWFLGKKPNSFSVSLTRTQLGYNVSGTTYDEIEGSFAANGASVGYGIRLKWPDDYFTLLSSINYYNYQLTDYPYFIAENGSYNNFSIKETLARNSVDDPQFPKSGSSISLSLQFTPPYSSFNNKDYSGLESEEKFKFIEYYKWRFNAEYFTPVGGKFVLRTSMKLGWLGYYNSEIGLPPFERFQLGGDGLSGGYTNTFVGTDVIALRGYEIFNTPGTSSARTEAIFNKYTVELRYPIVSSQTANIYALAFAEGGNLYPDIDAFNPFELKRSAGLGVRAWLPMFGLLGVDYGIRFDDQIPGDLQEADGFFDYITKNGKFTVILGFEPE; this is encoded by the coding sequence ATGAAACAATTAGTGCGATTAATTTTTTTGTGCGGATGGATGACTTTTTTTACTACGCTCGCTAATGCGCAGAATTTTGGAAAGGATTCAAATATTGTAGATTATGGCAATCCTAAAAAATACACCTTAGCAGCTACCGAAGTACGTGGAGTTAAATCCCCAAACATCGATATTAATAGTTTAATTGTAAGAACAGGATTAACACCGGGATTACAACTCACTGTTCCGGGTGAAGATTTTAGTATTGCAATAAAAAGCCTCTGGAAAATGCGTATGTTTTCAGAAATTGATATTGTAGTAGATAAAATTTTAGGTAATCAAATTTGGCTGGGTATTGAAGTAACGGAATTACCAAAAATTACAGGATATTATTTTACAGGCACAACTAAATCGGAAGATGAAGATATGCGCCCATTACTTGAAATTATTGGTAATGTTACACCATATGCTGATTTCACACAGGTGCATATCAATAATACCGTTCGCGATTATTATGCTGAAAAAGGATATCGCAACGCAGAAATTGATGTTTATGCAAAAATAGATACAAGCAGATTTAACAGCGTTGTTGTTTACATCGATGTAATTAAAAATGCTAAAGTAAAAATTGATGAAATAGTATTACATGGTAATAATTCGGTAAGCGACAGGAAGTTGTTGAAACAAATGAAGGATACCAGAATGCGCACGCAGTTTAATGTATTCTACAATAATCCTGAAGACCCAATCACAAAAGCTGATTTTTCGCCAAAAGGTATTGTAAATATATTATCTTCTTTAAGTTATAATAATATTGCTGATTTTGTTTCTGAACGTGCTCAGGTGCGTATATTTAATTCTTCCAAATATGACCCCGATAAGGCTAAAGTAGATGCACAAAATATTGTAACTTATTACAAAGCTTTAGGTTATCGCGATGCGCAAATTAAAATGGATTCCGTTTACGATGTAAGCAGTCGTACTATCGGAATTAGTTATACTATAGATGAAGGCGGAATTTATTATTTCAGAAATATTATCTGGAAAGGAAATACCAAATTTAGTGACCACGAACTGGATTCTATTCTCTCCATAAAAAAAGGTAGTATTTATAATCAGTCGTATTTAAATCAGCGTTTGTCATTCGATTTATCTAGTCCTGATATCACATCTAATTATATGGATGATGGTTATTTGTTTTTCAGAATTACACCTGTAGAAATTTGGGCACAAGATGATAGTATCGATTTGGAGGTCAGAATTTTCGAAGGCCCTCAGGCAATTATCGATAAAATATTAATTCGCGGAAATACAAAAACCAGCGAACATGTAATCAGAAGAGAGTTAAGAACATTGCCGGGTCAAAAATTTAATCGTAATCTGGTAATTCGTTCGCAGCGTGAAATTATTGCATTGGGATTATTTGATGCAGAACAAATTGCAGTGAATCCAATTCCCCATCCTGAATCAGGAACAGTAGATATTGAATATACCGTTGTAGAAAAACCATCCGACCAGTTAGAATTATCTGCAGGTTACGGTGGCGCAGGATATGGTATTTTAGCCAGCGTAGGTATTGTATTAAATAACTGGAGCACAAAACAAATGTTTGAAAAACATGCGTGGCGTCCTTACCCTTCCGGCGATGGTCAAAAACTTTCGTTCCGTATCAATACTACAGGTCGTTTATACCAGGCATTTAATATTGGATTTGTTGAACCATGGTTCCTCGGTAAAAAACCGAATTCATTTTCTGTTTCTTTAACCCGTACACAATTAGGTTACAATGTAAGCGGAACAACTTACGATGAAATTGAAGGAAGTTTTGCTGCTAATGGAGCGTCTGTAGGATACGGTATCCGATTAAAATGGCCGGATGATTATTTTACTTTATTAAGCTCAATTAATTATTATAATTATCAGTTAACAGACTATCCTTATTTTATTGCTGAAAATGGTAGTTATAACAACTTTAGTATTAAAGAAACTTTAGCACGTAACTCCGTTGATGATCCGCAATTCCCTAAATCAGGATCAAGTATATCGTTATCATTACAATTTACACCACCTTATTCTTCATTCAATAATAAAGACTACAGTGGTCTCGAATCAGAAGAGAAATTTAAATTCATTGAATATTATAAATGGCGATTTAATGCAGAATATTTTACACCGGTTGGTGGCAAATTTGTATTGCGCACTTCAATGAAATTAGGTTGGCTGGGTTATTATAATTCTGAAATCGGACTTCCGCCATTTGAACGTTTCCAATTAGGTGGCGACGGATTATCAGGTGGATATACCAATACATTCGTAGGAACAGATGTAATTGCCTTAAGAGGTTATGAAATATTTAACACGCCGGGAACATCGTCGGCAAGAACAGAAGCGATATTTAATAAGTATACCGTTGAATTGCGTTATCCAATTGTAAGTTCGCAAACTGCAAATATTTATGCATTGGCTTTTGCTGAAGGTGGTAACCTGTATCCTGATATTGATGCATTTAATCCATTTGAGCTGAAACGCTCTGCGGGATTGGGTGTTAGAGCCTGGTTGCCAATGTTTGGATTACTCGGTGTAGATTATGGCATACGCTTTGACGATCAAATCCCGGGCGACCTTCAAGAAGCTGACGGATTTTTCGATTACATCACTAAAAATGGAAAATTCACAGTAATCTTAGGGTTTGAACCTGAATAA